A single region of the Bombus fervidus isolate BK054 chromosome 18, iyBomFerv1, whole genome shotgun sequence genome encodes:
- the LOC139996468 gene encoding uncharacterized protein C18orf63-like — translation MDACNLMNKKKEQSVLYALFPEMSNLCCAICETDFLEVHDPSAKSHFYWQTMKCRLLIHLISDVIASPVMGTERYIFVITHKQFSETGRLDKILRNFKLVYRGLRSVTTEVYKSCLRYTIQTKIAPLWNKVDDYFVQGKHFYNFIEGTRALKLDILIGERKMCLQLHAEILKIPYIKLEDYLSPSILSHFLADPKGYVDLSRYNLPFVHVLPSTKKGKVLSVSKELPAKCAFKDYDQLRRHWKNMV, via the exons atggatGCTTGTAAtcttatgaataaaaaaaaagaacagtcgGTTCTGTACGCTTTATTTCCGGAAATGAGTAACCTATGTTGTGCAATTTGCGAAACTGATTTTCTTGAAGTTCATGATCCATCGGCaaaatcacatttttattgGCAAACAATGAAATGCCG attacttattcatttaatatctGACGTTATTGCTTCGCCAGTAATGGGtacagaaagatatatatttgttataacgcataaacaattttctgaaactggtagattggacaaaattttgagaaattttaaacTAGTG tATCGAGGATTAAGATCAGTTACTACagaagtttataaaagttgTCTTAGGTATACGATACAAACTAAGATAGCTCCTTTGTGGAATAAAGTTGATGATTATTTTGTTCaaggaaaacatttttataactttatagaaggAACTAGAgcattaaaattagatatacTTATAGGGG aAAGGAAAATGTGTTTGCAACTTCATGcagaaatacttaaaattccATATATAAAACTTGAAGACTATCTTTCACCATCTATATTATCACATTTTTTAGCAGACCCTAAAGGATACGTTgatttatctcgttataatCTTCCATTTGTACATGTGTTACCAAG TACAAAAAAAGGCAAAGTATTATCTGTATCTAAAGAACTTCCAGCAAAATGTGCTTTCAAAGATTATGACCAATTACGTAGACACTGgaaaaatatggtataa